Proteins encoded together in one Dermacentor variabilis isolate Ectoservices chromosome 2, ASM5094787v1, whole genome shotgun sequence window:
- the LOC142571684 gene encoding ATP-dependent RNA helicase DDX42-like, which yields MFHKGGEGRPKGFGFGSFAVSSKKPDSQLGRSALQPETTPVPALPVVNRRGYTGLSTITQNALDINYGNLRKRPKTEEEYFEQDEEDGRGGQLAYIPAPGSPTWDEQQRREKQQDSSESEEDPLDAFMADIEKKLSKDKKPSLSKNSKMPEKETKSKDELKGVRDDIENEDDEESYYRYIEENPNAGADKDDSDIELEYDEDGNPIAPVKSKYIDPLPPIDHSTIEYKEFTKNFYEEHKEIAALSDAEVDQLRTTLGVKVTGAIPPKPVTSFGHLGFDEAMLKAIRKAEYTQPSPIQAQGVPVALSGRDMIGIAKTGSGKTAAFIWPLLTHIMDQRELAPGEGPIGLILAPTRELAQQIYLEAKRFGKVYGVGAACCFGGGSKWEQSKALQEGAEIVVATPGRMIDMIKMKATNLERVTFLVLDEADRMFDMGFEPQVRSICDHVRPDRQTLMFSATFKRKVERLARDVLTDPIKVVQGDVGEANEDVTQIVLVMPSNPPTSKWNWLTTHLVEFTSVGSVLIFVTKKANAEELANNLKAHDHNVGLLHGDMEQNDRTKVIASFKKKEFPILVATDVAARGLDIPHVKTVVNYDIARDIDTHTHRVGRTGRAGEKGVAYTLIMDKEKEFAGHLVRNLEGASQHVPQQLMDLAMQSQWFKKSRFKQGSGKKLNVGGHGLGFRTRERPGLGCANSSGGLQRQAPAAGPMSGLGSYTASVLSGPRFVAASGNKTSSDISASSNVTSFSSMPRHGAGPQTDRLSSMRAAFQAQYKSQFTAATDTSWKLGLPRSPPRRPPSPPRHTPFTPPVPFAVPSPVHFTSPASKTEAHRDSQGNDSSTRPHSQDSLSQPRSFGTDSLQQQGQQPSGTSKEERRKNRKSRWDC from the exons ATGTTTCACAAAGGCGGCGAAGGGCGGCCGAAAGGTTTTGGCTTCGGAAGCTTCGCGGTTTCATCGAAGAAACCCGATTCGCAGCTTGGTCGCAGCGCTTTGCAACCAGAAACGACACCTGTGCCCGCCTTGCCGGTTGTTAACCGGCGTGGCTACACTGGCTTGAGCACCATAACTCAAAACGCTTTGGATATCAACTATGGAAATCTTCGCAAGCGGCCGAAGACCGAAGAAGA GTACTTTGAACAAGATGAGGAGGATGGCCGTGGAGGGCAGTTGGCATATATACCTGCCCCTGGAAGCCCTACATGGGATGAGCAGCAGCGTCGGGAGAAACAGCAGGATTCCTCTGAGAGCGAGGAGGACCCTTTAGATGCTTTCATGGCTGATATTGAG AAAAAACTGAGCAAAGATAAGAAACCATCGTTATCCAAGAACAGCAAGATGCCTGAAAAGGAAACCAAATCAAAGGATGAACTGAA GGGTGTCCGTGATGACATAGAAAATGAAGACGATGAAGAATCCTACTATCGTTACATTGAAGAGAACCCTAATGCAGGAGCAGACAAGGACGACAGTGACATTGAGCTGGAGTATGATGAGGATGGCAATCCAATTGCCCCTGTCAAGTCAAAG TACATCGATCCACTGCCACCTATCGACCACTCAACCATCGAGTACAAGGAATTCACCAAGAACTTCTATGAGGAACATAAAGAAATAGCTGCACTCAGTGATGCTGAAGTGGATCAGTTACGCACAACGTTGGGCGTAAAAGTGACAGGAGCTATTCCACCAAAACCCGTGACGAGCTTCGGTCACCTGGGATTTGACGAAGCGATGCTCAAGGCTATCCGCAAGGCAGAGTACACCCAACCCTCACCCATCCAAGCACAG GGAGTCCCAGTTGCACTGAGTGGTAGAGACATGATTGGCATTGCCAAGACTGGCTCAGGAAAGACAGCCGCTTTTATCTGGCCCCTCTTGACACACATCATGGATCAG AGGGAGCTTGCACCAGGGGAAGGTCCCATTGGCCTAATTTTAGCACCAACCAGGGAGCTGGCCCAACAG ATTTATCTCGAAGCCAAGCGCTTCGGCAAGGTGTATGGTGTAGGTGCTGCCTGTTGTTTTGGTGGTGGCAGTAAGTGGGAGCAGTCCAAGGCACTCCAGGAAGGAGCTGAGATTGTTGTCGCCACCCCT GGTCGCATGATTGACATGATCAAAATGAAAGCCACTAACCTGGAGCGTGTTACATTTTTGGTGCTGGATGAAGCAGACCGCATGTTTGACATGGGCTTTG AGCCCCAAGTGCGTTCCATCTGTGACCATGTTCGTCCTGACAGGCAGA CTCTCATGTTCAGTGCTACATTCAAGCGTAAGGTCGAGCGGCTTGCACGTGATGTGCTCACAGACCCAATCAAAGTGGTTCAGGGTGATGTGGGAGAAGCTAACGAAGATGTGACACAAATTGTGCTTGTGATGCCCAGTAACCCACCAACGTCCAAATGGAACTGGCTCACCACACACTTGGTGGAATTCACCTCAG TTGGCAGTGTCCTCATCTTCGTCACCAAGAAGGCCAATGCAGAGGAGCTGGCAAACAATCTCAAAGCTCACGACCACAATG TGGGTCTTCTACATGGAGACATGGAACAAAatgacagaaccaaggtgatTGCTTCTTTCAAGAAAAAGGAGTTTCCTATTCTTGTGGCTACAGATGTTGCTG CACGTGGTCTGGACATCCCCCATGTGAAGACTGTGGTGAACTATGACATCGCTCGTGACATCGACACCCACACGCACAGAGTTGGCAGGACTGGCCGTGCAG GTGAAAAAGGGGTGGCATACACACTGATCATGGACAAGGAGAAAGAGTTTGCTGGCCACCTCGTGCGTAACTTGGAAGGGGCCAGCCAGCACGTACCTCAGCAGCTGATGGACCTTGCCATGCAG AGCCAGTGGTTCAAGAAATCGCGTTTCAAACAAGGCAGTGGCAAGAAACTCAACGTGGGAGGCCATGGACTTGGTTTCAGAACAAGGGAGCGGCCAGGCCTTGGCTGCGCCAACAGT AGTGGTGGACTCCAGAGGCAGGCTCCTGCAGCTGGACCTATGTCTGGGCTGGGCAGCTATACTGCAAGTGTACTCTCAGGACCGAGGTTTGTGGCTGCTTCAGGAAACAAGACTTCCTCTGACATTAGTGCCAGCAGTAATGTGACCTCATTCAGCTCCATGCCTCGCCATGGGGCTGGTCCTCAGACAGACAGGCTGTCCTCCATGCGGGCAGCTTTCCAG GCTCAGTACAAGTCTCAGTTCACAGCAGCTACAGACACTTCGTGGAAGCTCGGACTGCCACGTTCACCACCCCGTCGACCACCTTCGCCACCACGCCACACACCGTTCACTCCTCCTGTTCCATTTGCCGTACCTTCGCCAGTGCATTTCACGTCACCAGCCTCCAAGACCGAGGCACATCGAGATTCACAAGGGAATGACTCGAGCACTCGTCCTCATTCTCAGGACAGTTTGAGCCAGCCTAGATCTTTTGGCACTGACTCTCTGCAGCAACAAGGACAGCAGCCGAGTGGCACATCTAAAGAGGAAAGGCGGAAGAACAGGAAGTCACGCTGGGATTGTTAG
- the GatA gene encoding glutamyl-tRNA(Gln) amidotransferase subunit A, mitochondrial, whose product MLSLTIRELAAHFRSKRYSPLEVCSACLKDIKATSYLNAFVTVLSESAQEQAKESHERLAENAPLGPLDGVPIAVKDNFCISGVRTTCGSRMLANFHPPYTATVVERLRKQGAVILGKTNMDEFGMGSGATDSTFGPTRNPWKYLGKNALDEWYIAGGSSGGSAVSVAAGCAFAALGSDTGGSTRNPASRCGVIGLKPTYGALSRHGLVPLTNSMDVPGILTKTVDDAALLFNVMAGVDENDSTCVHLPEHARNLELDDEPSLSGVRVGVPREYHCPGMAPEVVDTWRYVADKLDSLGAVVSSVSLPHSQYSTECYSVLNCCEVASNFARYDGLEYGHRADIDSSTEALYASSRHEGFNEVVRSRILAGNFFLLRRNYDKYFMKALQVRRLICDDFKRVFESGVQLILTPVTLTEAPKYSGWALKDNRERVSVEDFCTQPVNMAGLPAVSLPCRLSHIGLPLSLQLIAPRFAERDLLSAAKRLELELQFPRLDLHLHGCSQSRNAASGSVL is encoded by the coding sequence ATGCTTTCCCTAACCATTAGAGAGCTTGCTGCGCATTTTAGGAGCAAAAGATATTCACCGTTGGAAGTATGTTCGGCCTGTCTAAAAGATATCAAAGCAACCAGCTATCTGAACGCCTTTGTAACGGTGTTATCTGAGAGTGCCCAAGAGCAAGCAAAGGAGAGCCACGAACGGTTGGCCGAGAATGCACCGTTAGGGCCCTTGGATGGCGTTCCAATTGCTGTGAAAGACAACTTCTGCATTTCTGGTGTAAGGACAACATGTGGATCGCGAATGCTCGCCAATTTTCACCCACCTTACACTGCGACTGTCGTCGAGCGTCTCCGAAAACAAGGCGCGGTCATCCTTGGCAAGACGAACATGGATGAGTTTGGAATGGGCTCCGGTGCCACTGATTCCACTTTTGGACCGACTAGGAATCCTTGGAAGTACCTGGGTAAGAACGCGTTGGATGAGTGGTATATTGCTGGGGGCAGTTCGGGCGGCAGTGCCGTCTCTGTGGCGGCGGGTTGTGCTTTTGCTGCTTTGGGCTCTGACACTGGTGGTTCCACGCGCAACCCAGCGTCACGGTGCGGCGTTATCGGACTGAAACCCACGTATGGAGCACTTTCTCGGCATGGACTCGTCCCGCTAACAAACTCCATGGACGTCCCTGGCATATTAACGAAAACAGTCGACGATGCCGCCTTGTTGTTTAATGTTATGGCTGGCGTCGACGAAAACGACTCCACTTGTGTGCATCTTCCAGAGCACGCGCGGAATCTGGAGTTGGACGACGAGCCCTCTCTTTCCGGCGTCCGAGTTGGCGTTCCAAGGGAGTACCACTGTCCCGGCATGGCGCCCGAAGTAGTAGATACTTGGCGCTACGTGGCCGATAAATTGGATTCTCTAGGCGCCGTTGTATCCTCGGTGTCATTACCGCACTCACAGTATTCAACAGAGTGTTACTCGGTGCTCAACTGTTGCGAGGTGGCATCGAACTTCGCTCGTTACGACGGTCTCGAGTACGGGCACCGCGCCGACATCGACTCTTCAACGGAAGCCCTGTACGCATCCTCGAGACACGAAGGATTTAACGAAGTCGTTCGAAGCCGAATACTGGCTGGAAACTTTTTCCTGCTGCGAAGAAACTACGACAAGTACTTTATGAAAGCTCTGCAAGTGCGTCGCTTGATATGCGATGACTTCAAGAGGGTGTTCGAATCTGGTGTTCAACTAATTTTAACGCCAGTAACTCTCACCGAAGCGCCTAAGTATTCAGGCTGGGCACTTAAGGACAACAGGGAAAGAGTTTCTGTTGAAGACTTTTGCACACAACCAGTCAACATGGCTGGGCTTCCTGCAGTCAGCCTGCCCTGTCGCCTCTCACATATTGGTCTCCCGCTGAGCCTGCAGCTCATTGCTCCCAGATTTGCAGAACGGGACCTGCTGTCTGCTGCTAAGAGACTGGAGCTAGAGCTTCAGTTTCCCCGGCTCGACTTGCACCTCCACGGATGCAGCCAGAGTAGGAATGCTGCATCAGGATCAGTTTTATAA